A genomic stretch from Actinomadura rubteroloni includes:
- a CDS encoding LamG domain-containing protein — MWNVLPPSRLATAVVLVLAAGGCGLGAPQHPPAPRDALPVTTVGPGGRPYAPSRGRVPLHDTFERLDLGTGRRWGWRSAAYPDCTTNRKNFKLDSLSRAALSTPSGRLAVTASPLPGGRWRTGLLSTGDSCGSGGDGFEVRTGDVITTRVRLPTARYGAWPGIWTWRQGGNEVDVFEWHSDRPNTLEFANHVKDSACFCASPLVRRGAWLDIAVRLGARRVTWYLGRPPGPLRAVHSDRKGVGARFHAHLVIGMSVDDGTLHFRPDRTVPFTFEVASITVRRSGVSGRAGATEPAGRRR, encoded by the coding sequence GTGTGGAACGTTTTACCGCCGTCGCGCCTCGCGACGGCCGTCGTGCTCGTGCTGGCCGCGGGCGGGTGCGGGCTCGGCGCGCCGCAGCACCCGCCCGCGCCCCGCGACGCGCTGCCGGTCACCACGGTCGGGCCGGGCGGACGGCCGTACGCCCCGTCGCGCGGGCGCGTCCCGCTGCACGACACCTTCGAGCGCCTCGACCTCGGCACCGGCCGCCGGTGGGGGTGGCGGAGCGCGGCCTATCCCGACTGCACGACCAACCGGAAGAACTTCAAGCTCGACAGCCTGTCGCGCGCGGCCCTGTCCACGCCGTCCGGGCGCCTGGCCGTCACCGCGAGCCCCCTGCCGGGCGGACGCTGGCGGACGGGCCTGCTGAGCACCGGCGACTCGTGCGGCTCGGGCGGCGACGGCTTCGAGGTCCGCACCGGGGACGTCATCACCACCCGCGTCCGGCTCCCGACCGCCCGGTACGGGGCGTGGCCCGGGATCTGGACGTGGCGCCAGGGCGGCAACGAGGTGGACGTCTTCGAGTGGCACTCCGACCGTCCCAACACGCTGGAGTTCGCGAACCACGTGAAGGACAGCGCGTGCTTCTGCGCCAGCCCGCTGGTGCGGCGCGGCGCCTGGCTCGACATCGCGGTGCGGCTCGGCGCGCGGCGCGTGACCTGGTACCTCGGCCGCCCGCCGGGGCCGCTGCGGGCCGTCCACTCCGACCGGAAGGGCGTGGGCGCGCGGTTCCACGCCCACCTGGTCATCGGCATGTCCGTGGACGACGGCACCCTGCACTTCCGTCCCGACCGCACCGTCCCGTTCACGTTCGAGGTCGCGTCGATCACCGTCCGCCGCTCCGGCGTCAGCGGGCGGGCGGGAGCAACAGAGCCTGCCGGTCGTCGTCGGTGA
- a CDS encoding DUF2277 domain-containing protein has translation MCRSIKTLRPPMTEHATDEDVRAAALQYVRKISGFRAPAAHNAEAFDRAVEEVAAATAALLGSLVVRGR, from the coding sequence ATGTGCCGCAGTATCAAGACGCTCCGTCCGCCGATGACCGAGCACGCCACCGACGAGGACGTCCGGGCCGCCGCGCTCCAGTACGTCCGGAAGATCTCGGGGTTCCGCGCCCCGGCCGCCCACAACGCCGAGGCGTTCGACCGGGCCGTCGAGGAGGTCGCCGCCGCGACGGCGGCCCTCCTCGGCTCGCTGGTCGTACGCGGCCGGTAG
- a CDS encoding alpha/beta hydrolase, with translation MLPWSADLAGRLDEHLFSSALLADNPLGDPAERPLLVYTPPGYDDDPGRRHPTVYVIMGYTGHVQMWRNRTPFRQPFPETADAVFARAEAPPAILVYVDAWTAYGGSQYLDSRGTGRYHSYLCDEIVPWVDAHYRTLDAPEHRAITGKSSGGYGAMITPMLRPDLFGALATHAGDSLFEYSWMPDFPKAVRHLRGYDGDILRWWDDFRSRVAFTRPEDVELLEMLGCAACYSPDEDGTPVLPFDPRTGVLREDVWARWLALDPVRMVPDHAETLRSMRAIWIDGGTKDEWFLDVGATAYHRALLDAGVAADRIHFELFEGAHGGIDYRYPLALAWICERIAP, from the coding sequence ATGCTGCCCTGGTCCGCCGACCTGGCCGGACGTCTCGACGAGCACCTGTTCTCCAGCGCGCTGCTGGCGGACAACCCGCTGGGCGATCCCGCCGAGCGTCCCCTGCTCGTCTACACGCCACCCGGCTACGACGACGATCCCGGCCGCCGCCACCCCACCGTCTACGTGATCATGGGGTACACCGGCCACGTCCAGATGTGGCGCAACCGGACGCCGTTCCGGCAGCCGTTCCCCGAGACCGCCGACGCGGTGTTCGCCCGCGCCGAGGCCCCGCCCGCGATCCTCGTCTACGTGGACGCCTGGACGGCCTACGGCGGCAGCCAGTACCTCGACAGCCGCGGCACCGGCCGGTACCACTCCTATCTGTGCGACGAGATCGTCCCGTGGGTGGACGCGCACTACCGGACGCTGGACGCCCCCGAGCACCGCGCGATCACCGGCAAGTCCAGCGGCGGCTACGGCGCGATGATCACGCCGATGCTGCGGCCCGACCTGTTCGGCGCCCTCGCCACCCACGCGGGCGACTCGCTGTTCGAGTACTCCTGGATGCCGGACTTCCCGAAGGCCGTCCGGCATCTGCGCGGATACGACGGCGACATCCTGCGCTGGTGGGACGACTTCCGGTCGCGGGTGGCGTTCACCCGTCCCGAGGACGTCGAGCTGCTGGAGATGCTCGGTTGCGCGGCCTGCTACTCGCCGGACGAAGACGGCACGCCCGTCCTGCCGTTCGACCCGCGCACCGGCGTGCTCCGCGAGGACGTGTGGGCGCGGTGGCTGGCGCTGGACCCCGTCCGGATGGTCCCGGACCACGCCGAGACGCTGCGCTCCATGCGGGCGATCTGGATCGACGGCGGCACGAAGGACGAATGGTTCCTCGACGTCGGCGCGACGGCCTACCACCGGGCGCTGCTGGACGCGGGCGTCGCCGCCGACCGGATCCACTTCGAGCTGTTCGAGGGAGCGCACGGCGGCATCGACTACCGGTACCCGCTCGCCCTGGCCTGGATCTGCGAGCGCATCGCGCCGTGA